One genomic region from Cucumis melo cultivar AY chromosome 9, USDA_Cmelo_AY_1.0, whole genome shotgun sequence encodes:
- the LOC127150843 gene encoding uncharacterized protein LOC127150843: MILHRMALVCGTSTCHMAVSRDKLFIPGVWGPFWSAMIPEYWLTEGGQSATGALLDHIIQNHVASPHLANRAASQNISVFDMLNKLLENLVVDLKSPFLAALTEDIHILPDFHGNRSPISDPKAKGVIYGLTLDTSEQQLSILYLATVQAIAYGTRHIVEHSNSHGHKVL; this comes from the exons ATGATATTGCATCGTATGGCACTGGTTTGTGGAACATCTACCTGCCATATGGCTGTCTCAAGGGATAAGCTCTTTATTCCTGGTGTATGGGGACCGTTTTGGTCAG CAATGATACCTGAGTATTGGCTTACTGAAGGTGGTCAGAGTGCTACTGGTGCTCTACTTGATCACATAATTCAAAATCATGTTGCCTCTCCTCATCTTGCAAACCGTGCTGCTTCGCAAA ATATCTCTGTGTTTGATATGTTGAACAAGTTGTTGGAGAATTTGGTGGTTGATCTGAAAAGTCCATTTCTTGCGGCTTTGACCGAAGATATACACATACTTCCTGATTTTCATGGAAATAG GTCTCCTATTTCGGATCCAAAAGCAAAAGGAGTGATCTATGGGTTAACACTTGACACAAGTGAGCAACAGCTTTCTATTTTGTACCTTGCCACCGTACAGGCTATTGCATATGGTACACGCCACATTGTTGAGCACTCCAATTCCCATGGGCACAAGGTATTGTGA